The following is a genomic window from Phycisphaeraceae bacterium.
CCATGCCCATGCCGCCCAGACCGACGAACCCGATGTTAATCATGATGAAAAGTTCCCCATGAGGATGAGGGTGGAAGGAGAGACGGCGAGCCGCCGTCGTTCATTCTAAGAGCGTGAACCTGCCGCCGCCGTATGGCCGACGACTTCGCGCAGCGATTCGAGTTTGGCAAGCTGCGCCTGATTTTCCGTGAGCATCGCCGCCAGATCGTCGTCGATTTCACTGATCCCCGTGGAATGACTCACCACCCGCTGATACGCGGCGACCTGCCGACTTTTTTCGTTGATCAACAGCGGCATGAGCGACGGCAGCGACAAGTAGTGGTAGTTCGTCACCTCCGGCTGGAATGAGATCGGCTTCTGAGGCAGCTCAAGCCGATTGAGAATTTCCACGATCCGCTCGCCATGCTCGCTGGAAGTATGACTCATGGCTGTGATTTCACGCCATGCGGGAAAGCTCCGAGCCGTAAGGTAGGGTTTGGCTTCGTCGAGATGGCGAAACAGACTGCGCGTCTCGGTCGCCAGCAGGAGATTCAACTCATCGGCAAGCGCGGGGTTATTCATGGTCGTGCAACTATTCCAATTCACCGGCTCGCGGCAACCGATGTCGTCGATGACGCAGCGGACTCAGGTACGGTCGGCACGGAAGCATGCGGTTGATGCAAGGGTGCTCGGTAGATCACCGCCTGCTCACGCGCCATCTGGCCGGGGGCACCGGGGAGGATGCCGGTCCAGAACACCGCTGCCGCGCAGACGGTCATCACCAGCACGCCGCCGAGTCCGGGCAGGAATGCCGGACGGTTTTCACGATCAGGAACAAAGGCCATGTAATAGACCGGCCGGAGATAAAAGTAGAGGCTCAGCAGTGTGTTGATCAGGAGAACGGCGATGAGCACCAGCCCCGCGGAGCCGGCCGCTTTCATAGAGGTGGCCAGATAAATCTTGCCCATGAACCCGCCGAGCGCGGGCATGCCGAACAGAGACAACATGAAAATCGTCATGAACACCACGAGGATGGGCGAGCGACGAATCATGCCGGCATATTCGCGGATGTCTTCGTTGCCGCCGGTATGACGTGCGATCACCGCCGCCGCAGTGAAGGCTCCGAGATTCATGAACAGGTAAACCAGCAGGTAGAAGAGAATCGCGCCGACCACTTGATCCTGAGAGCTGCCGTGCTCACCGGCGGTGAACACCACGAGGCTGCCCGCCATGAGCATGTAGCCGGCATGAGCGATGGAGCTGTAGGCGAGGAGACGTTTGATATTGGTCTGATGGAGGGCGACGAGATTTCCCCACGTCGCGGTGACACCGCCGAGGATCGCCACACCAACGGCCAGACCGTAGTAGAGGGTTGATCCATCGGGTGTCGCTGCGCCGAACTGGGCGAGGACGCGGAGCAGCAGACAGACGGCCGCACCTTTCGATGCGACCGAGAGGAACGTGGTGATTTCCGTCGGCGCGCCCTGAAAGACGTCAGGACACCAGAAGTGCAGCGGTACGGCGGAGAGCTTAAAGGCAAAGCCGGCAAATAGCGCCAGCACGCCCACCGCCAGCAATGGCGGTATCGCATGACCCGCTGAGCCGTCCGGTGACATCTGGAGGCTCAATTCGGTCGTGCGGGAAGCGATGGTCGGCAGATCGAGTGAGCCTGTCACGCCGTAGATCAGCGACATGCCATACACCATGATCGCGCTGGCTGCCGATCCGAAGATGACGTACTTGAGAGAACCTTCAGACCCCTTGCGGTTTTTCTTGCGGAAGCCCGCCAGTGCGTAGCTGGGAAAGGAGGCGGCTTCGGTGGCGATGAAGATTGCCAGCAGGTTATTCGCGGACGCCATCAGGGCCATGCCTGTCGTCGCCCCCAGGAGGAGACAGAGTAGGTCGGGGGAGTCGGCGACGGCGGTTTCATGGCGTGTGGCGACGAGCCATTGAACGATGATGAGGATGGTAAAAAGAATCAGGAGAATCTTGAAGAACTGGCTGAAGGGGTCGATCGCCAGCATGCCTGAAGTCGCGGTGCCGAGGATCGCCCGTCCGGACGCCGCCGGCCCGGACATGCTCAGGCCGGTGAAGATCAGCGCCAGGAAAAGCGAGGTCAGTGCCGCCAGTGTCGGCAGGACGATGCTTTTGCGTTTGATGAAGGGCACAAGGATCACGGCGCACATGCCGATGACCAGCCATATTTCAGGCATGATGTAAGGCAGCGCGGCTCGGACTGGTGTCAGATCAGGATTCACGTGTTTTGCCGTTCTCGTTTACGTGTTCAACCGTACCGTTCGATCAGCGGTCGCCTGTCGCGGCGAACCGAACATTCACGCTCGCATCACCGCATGGTCAAAATCGTCATGATGGAATCAAAGGTCGGCCGGGTCATCTCAAAGACCAGGTAAGGCAGGATACCGAAGACAAACGCGGCAATGCCCAGGGTCGCCATGATGAAGTATTCGCGGCCGGTGATCTTGTCGTAGTGCGAGTATTCGGGCTTTTCCGTTCCCATGTAAACGCGCTGGAACATCCAGAGGATGTAACCGGCGGTGAGCACGACGCCGAAGGCAGCGATGATGCCCAGGGTGTAAGCCCACGAGGTGACGGCTGCGGCGTCCTGCGCACCCAGAGCACCGGCAAGCTCGCCGTTACCCGCAGCACGGAACGTACCCAGCAGAACCATGATCTCACCGATAAAGCCGCAGAGACTCGGCAGGCCCATGCCGGCAAAGAAGCCGACGAGCGACCAGCCGCCGAAGCCGGGGAACTTGAGCCAGATCCCGCCGAAGCGGTTGATTTCGCGGTGGTGGGCACGTTCATAGACGACGCCGACGAGGAAGAACATCATCGCACTGGTGATGCCGTGCGCGATCATTTGGAAGTACGCACCGTCGAAGCCGACGCGAGTCATCACCGCAAGGCCGAGTGTGACATAACCCATATGGCTGACCGAGGAATAAGCGACGAGCTTTTTCCAGTCGCTCTGCGCCATTGCACAAAACGCACCGTAGATGATGGCGATGACCGCAAGCACTGCGACGAACACCCAGAAAAGTTTGGCGGCATCGGGGAAGTACGGATAGGTGATCCGCATCAGGGCGTAACCGCCCATCTTCAGCAGCACACCGGCGAGGATCATGGAAATGGGTGTCGGAGCTTCGACGTGGGCGTCGGGCAGCCAGGTATGGAACGGCACGCCTGGCAGCTTGATGAGGAAGGCGATGAGTGTCAGCCAGAACGCCCATTGAGCAAACTGCCAGTGCGGGCCGCCGTGAGCAAAGAGTGCCCGCACGCTTTCACCCTGGATGACCATCATGTCCCAGGTGTTTTGATGGTCAGCGGTGGCTTCACCCGTGTAGAAGTAAAGGCCGAGCATCACGACCAGCAGACAGATCGAACCGGCGAGTGTGTAGAGAAAAAACTTGATCGCGGCGTACTCTTTCCGCGGCCCACCCCAGATGCCGATGAGAAAATACATCGGCAGCAGCGAGACCTCAAAGAACACGTAAAAAAGGAACATGTCCAGTGAAAGGAACACGCCTAGCATGCCTGTGAGCAGGAAGAGATAAAGAGCCATGAAGGACTGCGTGGCTTTTTCGATGTTCCAGCTCGCCAGCACCACGAGAACCGAAAGTGAAGTCGTCAGCAGCACCAGCGGGAGTGACAGGCCGTCCACCCCGGTGCGGTATTGCGCGTTGATCATGTCGATCCACGAGACGGCGGTGACGTACTGCACACCCTGAAAGCCGCTGCCGTAGTAACCGACGGCGATGTATATCGACATCACCAGCGTCACCAGCGAGGTGACCAGTGCCACCATCTTCGATGTCTGCCTGGGGCTGAGGAGGCAGAGCAGTGCCCCGATCGAGGGGACGAAGATCATCCAGTTAAGCAGCGTGTTCATGACGATTCCTAAGGGGCTATTCGGGAAGGGTTGCCTTTGAGTTGTCGCTACGACAGAGGGTATGAAACATCCGTCCGGATTTCAGTCCCTTGCATCGTGTCGTTCATGGTTCTCTCTGGCTGTCCCTTTCGTTGTTTGTTCTCTGGGTCGCTGTAATGCGATCGACGATCACCGTAATGACAGAACCACCGCCAGCACCGCGAGGGTGACGAGGGTGGCACTGAGGAAGAAAACCAGAACATAGACGCGGATGCGGCCGGGTTGAGTCGCACGGAGGACGTTGCCGCCGTTTTGCACCGCCAGAGCTGCACCGTTAACCGCACCATCGACGAGTTTGTTATCCACCCCGCCGGAGACAACCGCGAAGGCCCGCGTCACCCAGCCGGCGAGATTTACCAGGCCATCGACGATCGTCTTGTCCACCCACGAGCAGATATACGCCACGGTCTTGCCTGCGTGGACGAGGAACACGTCGTAGAACGCATCGAAATAAAGCTTGTTGACTAACCAGTTGTGAATGACGCCGATGCCGGGGATGCGGACGATCCGGGAGGCGGTCTTCAGCCCCGGTGCGTAGATGGCGATGCCCAGCACGAGCATGGCGATCCAGCCCACGCCGTAGCCCAGCCACTTGTGAACGTAATGGATGCCGTGCCCCATCTCATGATCAACGCCCGGTTGGACCCAGTGAACACCCGAATCCCACATCAGAGAGCGAGATTCGTTGATGAGGTTTTGCCAGAACGGCATGATGAACGGCGCGGAAGCGATCGCCAGGATCGCCAGCGCGATTTGCGGTAGGACCATCTGCCACGGTGCTTCGTGGGCGTGGTCGTACAGGTGCTGATCGCGCGGCTTGCCCAGGAAGGTCAGAGCGAAGCTGCGCGTCATGTAAAAGACGGTGAGGAACGCCACGCCCATCGGGAGCCAGAAATAGAGTTTGGCCAACGGCCCCAGCAGGACACCCAGCGCGTCACCGTGGTTCACCGCACCCGCGAGGATGCCATCCTTGGAGTAAAAACCGCTGATACCCCAATCCGTCATCGGGATCGAAGCCCCGGAGATGGCGAGCGTGCAGATGAAGTAACAGGTCATGGTGATGGGCATTTTTTTGCCCAGCCCGCCGTAGTACCGCATGTCCTGCTGATGGTGCGCTGCGTGGATGACGCTGCCGGAGCACTGGAAGAGGCAGCACTTGAAAAAGGCGTGGGTGATCAGGTGATAGAGAGCAAAAGTCCACGAACCGACGCCTAGCCCCAGAATCATGTAGCCAAGCTGCGAGATGGTGGAGTACGCCAGGACGCGCTTGATGTCGGTCATCACCAGAGCCATACACGCCGCGATAACCAGCGTGATGAGGCCGACGGTCGCGACGAAAAGGTGTGCTCCAGGCGTGAGGATGGGGTAGATCCGGGCTGTCAGATAGACGCCGGCAGCGACCATCGTCGCGCTGTGAACGATTGAGGAGACAGGCGTAGGCCCTTCCATTGCGTCGGGCAGCCAGGTGTGCAGGGGGAACTGCGCCGACTTGCCGATGGCTCCGAAGAAAATCCCGATTCCCGCCGCGGTGAGCCAGATCGGTGGGTTGAGAATCGAGAAATTCGGGTCCAGCTCGTGCAGTCGCCGCACCACTGCAGCGAACATATTTCCATCCTGAGCCGTGGCGGGCAGGAGGACGTTGGCTCCCAGATGATAGAAAAGGATGCCGAACCCGATGAGATAGCCCATGTCACCGACGCGGTTCATGACGAAGGCTTTTTTGCACGCCAGTTGCGGGCCGCGTTTCTCAAACCAGAAACCGATGAGCAGGTAGCTCGTCAGACCGACGAGTTCCCAGAAAACAAAGAGCATTATGATCGAGTTGGCGATCACGATGCCGAGCATGCTGAAGGTAAAGAGCGACAGGTAGGCAAAGAAGCGGTTGTACCGCTTGTCTCCTTCCATATAGCCGATCGAGTAGAGATGCACGAGCATGGCGATGAACGTGACCATCGTCATCATCACGATGGTCAGGCCGTCAACCATGATTCCCAGATAGAGCCAGCGTGCCTCACCCGCTGCGGTATTCCCCGCCAGCGGAATCCACGGCACATCGGTCACGATGGGCAAACGATCCGCCACCGGCAGCCCGATCCACTGAATCGCAGCGTAGGCGGCACAGGCAAACGCCCCGCCCATGACGACGAAGGTCAGCCATCCCGCAGCCTTATAAAGCACCCGCCGCGTGAGCAGGATGACGATCATCGAGCTCACCAGCGGCGCGAAGGTCGCGATGAGGAGCAGGTTTCGGATGGACAACTGTGTGGGGGTCATGCTTTTTACGGGAGCAAGGTTCGGGGCCTGAGGCCGGACATCATCAAACGTCCTTGATCTTCACCGCTCGGTACGTGGTCCTGTTTCGCCAAGCCATTTTCTTATCCCTTCATCTCATCCGCCGCCTCAACGTCGATGGAGCTGAAGGTGTTGTAATAATTCAGAAAAATCGCCAGCGCCACCGCAGCTTCTGCGGCGGCCAGGACGATGATGAAGATCGAAAACATCTGACCGTGGATCAAAGGCGTCGCATGTTCGCCGCCGGTCCCCGACCAGCCGAACCGGTTAAACGCCACGAAGTTGATCGCCGCCGCGTTAAGCACCAGTTCCACACCGATCAGGATGCCGATCGCGTTACGTTTGGTCAGGATCGTGGCGACTCCCGCCCCAAAGAGCAGAAACGACACGATGAGAAAGTGCATGAGACCGATTTGTGCAATGGGATGCGTCATGGAGGCGGCTCGAAGGCGGTCTTGCAACGTCTGTCAGGGCTTCCTGGCCCCGCAGTCTGTTGGCTATTTGACCCTTTTCCGTGCCATGTATGCCGCACCGATCATCACGACCAGCAGCAGCACGCCGGCGACTTCAAAAGGAACGACATACTCAGTCAGCAGTCCACGGCCGATCGCGGCCACGGTGTCATGCTGGGCAAACCCCGCGTGCGGCTCAACATCACCCAGTGACGCCCCCCCGCCGGGCAGGGTGTTATGCACCAATGCCAGCAGAAGCAGTCCCGCGAGTATCAGGCCGACAAACGTACCGGCGACCCGCTCCCAGACTGCGGCTTTAAGCTGAAGGAACGGGTCTTTACTCGTGAGCATGACGCCGAAGATGATCAAAATCAGTGTGCCGCCCGCATAAACGATGAGCTGAATTGCCGCCAGAAACTCCGCACTGAGCATGAAATAGAAGCCCGCTGCACCCATGAGCGTCAGCAGCAGGTAAACCGCCATGCGCACGATGTTCTGCGACAAAACGATGGCCCACGCGCTGACCACCGTCAAAGCAGCCAACGCGATGAAAAGTAGCGGAGCGATCGGCGACTGCGCCGCGGAAGCAGTCTGTTGCGCAAGGAAGAGCAAGAGCAAAAACCCTTGAAAAAAACGAGATACCGGATCAGGGCGGAAGAATAACGGCGTGGTGAAACGCGGTCAAACCCCACCACCCCTCACACGGAGGTAATTGCGATTCACTGTCCGCATATCGCAAGAAGCCCCGCCTCGTGTAGTGCCTTCGTTTACGACGCATCGGCACACGGAAACACCCTGGTTACGGATACCCTGAATCAGGAGCGACCGCTAAAACGGCATTCCGATGATCTTTGCCTCAAACACGATCGTACCCCGGAGGAGTCCCTGCGCCTGGCAGATGATGCGGCGAGGTCGAAGATCTATTCCAACCCCCAGCAACACCAGCCGATCACCGGGGACGACCTGACCGCGGAACTTCACCTCCTCCACCCCGGCAAAGCCGACGAAGGCCGTACCCGGCAGCCGCTTGATCGCCACGAAGCTCGCCACTTGCGCCGCCGCCTCGATCATCAGCACACCCGGAAACAGCGGCCGTCCGGGGATGTGTCCGGGTACCCAGAACTCATCAGCACGAACATCTTTGAAGGCAACGATACGCTCCAGATCGTCCGACATGTAGTTGATGCCGTCGATCATCCGCATGTGTCCGCGGTGCGGGTTGGTTTTTTCGATTTCATCCACGCCGAACTGTACGTGGTCCAGGTTGATCTGAGAGATGTCAAAAAGAAGCGGTGGAACCATAAGTACTCACAAAGAGGCTCGCGCCAAGCGTTGAGCGACAGTAAAACGGGTGAATGACTACCGACTACAAGCCGGGAACGCCGTTCCCTGGTTGCACGGGGATCCATTTGTGGCTGTGCCGGTGGCTGAAGTTATTCGCCGCCGGGGTCACCCTCGCCGCTTTCACGGGTTTCGAGGACTTTGACCCGCACATCCTGCGCGGCGTTTTTGATCTCCTGCATCAGCTTGCGCACACGTGTGCCGGCCGCCTTGTTGCCCCCCGCCGCCTTGCGCACGTCATCTTCCGCCGACGCCACCAGGCTCTTAAGCCGTTCATAGGCTTCCAACATGGCAGAACTCCTTTCTATCCAAGGGTACGGTGCCGGGAAATAGCCTAACCGACGGCCGCACACGGCGAAAGCATGAAACAAAATAAAAAATCAGCCGGAAATCACGCACCCGCTCCCCACCTCCGGCTCGATCATCCCCGCTCCGCGACTCTGCCGGTCATTTCACCACATTCAACATGGCTTTGAACAGCGGCGTGCCTGCTTCTCGCACCAGCTCAAAAAGCATCGACTCGACCGTCGTAGGCGCGACGCCCGCTTGAATCAGCCGCTCAATCCCCATTTCCATGTCGAATGGCCGGCGGGAACCGATCGCATCGGTCGTCAGCGCGACGTTGTAGCCGTGCTCCAGAAGATCGAGGCAGGTTTGCAGCACGCAGACATGGGCTTCTACGCCGCAGACGATAACACTGGTGAACTTACCGCGCCGCAGTTCCTCAAGCACGGGATCAACGCAGGCGGAGAACAGCACCTTGTCTTGATTACACAAAGCTCGTGCGATGCGGGGCTGAAGTTCAGGCAGCGTGACGCCCAGACCTTTGCGGTAGTGCTCGGTCACCAGCATCGGCAGGTTGATCGCGTTGGCGCCATCGAGCAGCCGCGCGACCTGCGGAACCAGCGACTGGGCGTTGTGCATGTGCGGAACGAGTTTTTCCTGCATATCCACCACCAGCAAGGCGGCGGACTCCAGTCGAAAACGTGTGGGAGGCATGGCTGGATTCTACAAAACTAAGAGTTGTGATAAATCTGATCACTGGTGAAAAATTCGGGACACGATGTGTGTAACCGACAAGGGACGTAGTGGACAATCGACAATCGGTGATTGAGACGCCAGAATCTTCGTGTGAACGGCCTGCCCACGAACACCGACGAATTGCTCCGTCGTCTGCTCGATCACGACGCCGCCGCTTGGCGCGAGTTGGTGGAGGGCTATACCGGTTTTCTGCTGGCGATGTCTCGGCGGACATTCGCATCCTATGGCGTGCGGACGGATGGCCAGGACTTTGAGGATGCCGTCGCCGACGTCTGGAAAAACCTGCTGGAAAACGATCTCCGCCTTGTCCGTCAGTGCATTGAGCGGGGAAATTTTGTGCAAACGCTCCAGGTGCTGGTGCGTAACCGCAGCATCGACCTGATGCGAAAAAGGCAAAACGCGACGATCGCTCTGAATGAAGGCCACGCGGTCACCCAGCCTGCCGCCGCCTCCACGGAAGCGGATCTGGAGCCTGGCGAACTGGCCAGGGCCATGGGTGAGCTGACCGCACGCGAGCGCACCCTCGTGAACCTGTTTTTTCTTCAGAGGAAAAAGTACCGCGAGATCTCCGCCTTGACCGGTATCCCGCAGAACAGCATCGGCCCGACGCTCGCCCGCGCGGTCGCACGCCTTCGCCAATCGCTCAAGCGTGACTGAGGCTACGATTCGAGATGCAGGATGTCAGCATGAACAAGCGAAAAGAAAAGCCGTCGAATGAATCAGGTGAAAAAAAGATTCTGCCGACCGCCACGAGAAAAACCGGCGGGCCGCGTGGCGGCAAACCCGTCGAAAAGCCGTTGACCCGCGAGGAAGAGGAAGCCCGTGTGCGCGAGCAATTGCGGGCGCTCGGATACCTTTAAGGCGTGCCGGCCCACGAAATCAATCTTTGGGCGTACATCGATCCCACCGGCGGGCTGCCGCCGTCGATCTGGGGTGTTCTGCTGGCTTCCCTGCTGGGTGGTCTGGGTGTTGCGATGGCTCTGCTCAAGCTCTGGGGCCGTCACCTCTGGCGTCTGCTGAACACACACCGAGGGATGGTTGTGCTCCTCGTGCTGCTGGCGGGTGGTATCGTTGGCGGCGTGGCGTTTTTCCGAAAAGCCCAAAATCCCGCCGCCCCCCCTGCCGCTGCCGCAAAACAGCGCGTCGTGATTCTCGCGCTTGACGGGCTTGATCCCGGACTGTGCGATCAGTTCCTGGCCGAAGGGAAACTCCCCAATCTCGCGCGTCTGGCCGGCGAGGGTGTGTACCGTCGGCTGGCGACCGTCACCCCGCCGCAAAGCCCCGTCGCCTGGTCGTCATTCATCACCAGCCGCGATGCCGCTTCACACGGCGTGTTTGATTTCATCAAGCGAGACCCCCGGACTTACCTCCCCGATATCTCGATCGCCGACCGCCGTAACGGCAAGCTCCCGTGGCGCGGCGAACCGTTCTGGGATCACGGATCCATCAGCGAGCAAGGTCTGGTGGCTCTGCGGTTGCCCTTGACCTTTCCCGCGCCAAAGCTCAACGGCCGCCTGCTCGCCGGCATGGGTGTCTGGGATGTACGCGGCACGGAGGGAACCTATGCGTTCTTCTCCACCAGCCCGGTGAAACTCGAAGAGCCTCGCGGCATCATTCTCAACCTTGTCGCAAACGGCACAACGCTACGCGGCGATCTGCCGGGGCCTTATGTCACCGGACAAAAATCCGTCGCAACACAATCCTTTGAAATCGACCTTGGCTCCAAGCCGCAGCCGACGTTGAAAATCCAGGGCAAAACCTACCCGCTGCGACAAGACGGCTGGAGCGACTGGATCAGCGTGGAGTTTCGCTTTGGTGCGTTGAATCTCGAAAAAATCCGAGGCATCACACGCGCCATCCTGCACCATTCCGCCCAGCAAACCACGCTCTATTTCTCGCCGATCAATCTCGATCCG
Proteins encoded in this region:
- a CDS encoding NADH-quinone oxidoreductase subunit N — its product is MNPDLTPVRAALPYIMPEIWLVIGMCAVILVPFIKRKSIVLPTLAALTSLFLALIFTGLSMSGPAASGRAILGTATSGMLAIDPFSQFFKILLILFTILIIVQWLVATRHETAVADSPDLLCLLLGATTGMALMASANNLLAIFIATEAASFPSYALAGFRKKNRKGSEGSLKYVIFGSAASAIMVYGMSLIYGVTGSLDLPTIASRTTELSLQMSPDGSAGHAIPPLLAVGVLALFAGFAFKLSAVPLHFWCPDVFQGAPTEITTFLSVASKGAAVCLLLRVLAQFGAATPDGSTLYYGLAVGVAILGGVTATWGNLVALHQTNIKRLLAYSSIAHAGYMLMAGSLVVFTAGEHGSSQDQVVGAILFYLLVYLFMNLGAFTAAAVIARHTGGNEDIREYAGMIRRSPILVVFMTIFMLSLFGMPALGGFMGKIYLATSMKAAGSAGLVLIAVLLINTLLSLYFYLRPVYYMAFVPDRENRPAFLPGLGGVLVMTVCAAAVFWTGILPGAPGQMAREQAVIYRAPLHQPHASVPTVPESAASSTTSVAASR
- a CDS encoding NADH-quinone oxidoreductase subunit M, whose protein sequence is MNTLLNWMIFVPSIGALLCLLSPRQTSKMVALVTSLVTLVMSIYIAVGYYGSGFQGVQYVTAVSWIDMINAQYRTGVDGLSLPLVLLTTSLSVLVVLASWNIEKATQSFMALYLFLLTGMLGVFLSLDMFLFYVFFEVSLLPMYFLIGIWGGPRKEYAAIKFFLYTLAGSICLLVVMLGLYFYTGEATADHQNTWDMMVIQGESVRALFAHGGPHWQFAQWAFWLTLIAFLIKLPGVPFHTWLPDAHVEAPTPISMILAGVLLKMGGYALMRITYPYFPDAAKLFWVFVAVLAVIAIIYGAFCAMAQSDWKKLVAYSSVSHMGYVTLGLAVMTRVGFDGAYFQMIAHGITSAMMFFLVGVVYERAHHREINRFGGIWLKFPGFGGWSLVGFFAGMGLPSLCGFIGEIMVLLGTFRAAGNGELAGALGAQDAAAVTSWAYTLGIIAAFGVVLTAGYILWMFQRVYMGTEKPEYSHYDKITGREYFIMATLGIAAFVFGILPYLVFEMTRPTFDSIMTILTMR
- the nuoL gene encoding NADH-quinone oxidoreductase subunit L, encoding MTPTQLSIRNLLLIATFAPLVSSMIVILLTRRVLYKAAGWLTFVVMGGAFACAAYAAIQWIGLPVADRLPIVTDVPWIPLAGNTAAGEARWLYLGIMVDGLTIVMMTMVTFIAMLVHLYSIGYMEGDKRYNRFFAYLSLFTFSMLGIVIANSIIMLFVFWELVGLTSYLLIGFWFEKRGPQLACKKAFVMNRVGDMGYLIGFGILFYHLGANVLLPATAQDGNMFAAVVRRLHELDPNFSILNPPIWLTAAGIGIFFGAIGKSAQFPLHTWLPDAMEGPTPVSSIVHSATMVAAGVYLTARIYPILTPGAHLFVATVGLITLVIAACMALVMTDIKRVLAYSTISQLGYMILGLGVGSWTFALYHLITHAFFKCCLFQCSGSVIHAAHHQQDMRYYGGLGKKMPITMTCYFICTLAISGASIPMTDWGISGFYSKDGILAGAVNHGDALGVLLGPLAKLYFWLPMGVAFLTVFYMTRSFALTFLGKPRDQHLYDHAHEAPWQMVLPQIALAILAIASAPFIMPFWQNLINESRSLMWDSGVHWVQPGVDHEMGHGIHYVHKWLGYGVGWIAMLVLGIAIYAPGLKTASRIVRIPGIGVIHNWLVNKLYFDAFYDVFLVHAGKTVAYICSWVDKTIVDGLVNLAGWVTRAFAVVSGGVDNKLVDGAVNGAALAVQNGGNVLRATQPGRIRVYVLVFFLSATLVTLAVLAVVLSLR
- the nuoK gene encoding NADH-quinone oxidoreductase subunit NuoK: MTHPIAQIGLMHFLIVSFLLFGAGVATILTKRNAIGILIGVELVLNAAAINFVAFNRFGWSGTGGEHATPLIHGQMFSIFIIVLAAAEAAVALAIFLNYYNTFSSIDVEAADEMKG
- a CDS encoding NADH-quinone oxidoreductase subunit J, with translation MLFLAQQTASAAQSPIAPLLFIALAALTVVSAWAIVLSQNIVRMAVYLLLTLMGAAGFYFMLSAEFLAAIQLIVYAGGTLILIIFGVMLTSKDPFLQLKAAVWERVAGTFVGLILAGLLLLALVHNTLPGGGASLGDVEPHAGFAQHDTVAAIGRGLLTEYVVPFEVAGVLLLVVMIGAAYMARKRVK
- a CDS encoding beta-hydroxyacyl-ACP dehydratase, coding for MVPPLLFDISQINLDHVQFGVDEIEKTNPHRGHMRMIDGINYMSDDLERIVAFKDVRADEFWVPGHIPGRPLFPGVLMIEAAAQVASFVAIKRLPGTAFVGFAGVEEVKFRGQVVPGDRLVLLGVGIDLRPRRIICQAQGLLRGTIVFEAKIIGMPF
- a CDS encoding isochorismatase family protein, translated to MPPTRFRLESAALLVVDMQEKLVPHMHNAQSLVPQVARLLDGANAINLPMLVTEHYRKGLGVTLPELQPRIARALCNQDKVLFSACVDPVLEELRRGKFTSVIVCGVEAHVCVLQTCLDLLEHGYNVALTTDAIGSRRPFDMEMGIERLIQAGVAPTTVESMLFELVREAGTPLFKAMLNVVK
- a CDS encoding sigma-70 family RNA polymerase sigma factor, which codes for MRRQNLRVNGLPTNTDELLRRLLDHDAAAWRELVEGYTGFLLAMSRRTFASYGVRTDGQDFEDAVADVWKNLLENDLRLVRQCIERGNFVQTLQVLVRNRSIDLMRKRQNATIALNEGHAVTQPAAASTEADLEPGELARAMGELTARERTLVNLFFLQRKKYREISALTGIPQNSIGPTLARAVARLRQSLKRD
- a CDS encoding alkaline phosphatase family protein, with product MPAHEINLWAYIDPTGGLPPSIWGVLLASLLGGLGVAMALLKLWGRHLWRLLNTHRGMVVLLVLLAGGIVGGVAFFRKAQNPAAPPAAAAKQRVVILALDGLDPGLCDQFLAEGKLPNLARLAGEGVYRRLATVTPPQSPVAWSSFITSRDAASHGVFDFIKRDPRTYLPDISIADRRNGKLPWRGEPFWDHGSISEQGLVALRLPLTFPAPKLNGRLLAGMGVWDVRGTEGTYAFFSTSPVKLEEPRGIILNLVANGTTLRGDLPGPYVTGQKSVATQSFEIDLGSKPQPTLKIQGKTYPLRQDGWSDWISVEFRFGALNLEKIRGITRAILHHSAQQTTLYFSPINLDPVEPRYVISYPKGYSAELDRHIGHYHTRGMPFDFQALKDGVISDDELLDQCRSVTDETERMLFHELAQVNRGMLFAYFEAPDIIQHMFWRTIDPQHALYNDAETAAHRDVISEHYRQLDALVGRVRAAMGDRGTLLVISDHGFAPFRRGVHLNAVLRRLGYLTLKPGVESSEDFLKGVDWSRTRAYALGINAVYLNLAGREGEGIVKPTDAAALLAQIKADLEAFIDPVTGDKAIKNVTIFAEGREISASAPDLVVGYARGYRASWSTAWGGVPVETTQTNVSKWSGDHCIAADEVPGVFFSSDPSLTAQNLMGVAPAVEAFLSGTP